The following coding sequences lie in one Polyodon spathula isolate WHYD16114869_AA chromosome 15, ASM1765450v1, whole genome shotgun sequence genomic window:
- the LOC121327744 gene encoding 5-hydroxytryptamine receptor 1F-like, producing the protein MDLTNCTNVNGSSEEPTEGPTSKILISLTLSVLAVMTTAINSLVITAIIVTRKLHHPANYLICSLAVTDFLVAILVMPFSIVYIIKETWIMGQVVCNIWLSVDITCCTCSILHLSAIALDRYRAITDAVEYSRKRTPKHAAIMISVVWVISIFISMPPLFWTANKEDECLIKHSHIGFAIYSTFGAFYIPLALILILYYKIYRAAKTLYYKRSVSRIAKEEMNGNVLLESTEKTSKNNPSTLCIPEKSLSEPSTDGDKIHITIRNPKCETRREKSWKKQNISSAREKKAATTLGLILGAFVICWLPFFLKEVIINICMKCYISANMSDFLTWLGYLNSLINPLIYTIFNEDFKKAFQKLIKCRHYL; encoded by the coding sequence ATGGATTTGACCAATTGTACCAATGTGAATGGCTCCTCTGAAGAACCTACCGAAGGGCCAACGAGCAAGATCTTGATATCCCTCACGCTCTCTGTGCTTGCTGTAATGACGACGGCCATCAACTCCCTCGTGATCACAGCGATAATAGTGACGAGGAAGCTGCACCACCCAGCCAACTATTTAATATGCTCCCTTGCAGTCACTGACTTTCTTGTGGCCATCCTGGTGATGCCCTTTAGCATTGTGTACATCATCAAGGAAACATGGATCATGGGTCAAGTGGTGTGCAATATCTGGCTCAGCGTTGATATCACATGCTGCACCTGCTCCATCCTGCACTTGTCTGCCATAGCTCTGGACAGGTACAGGGCCATCACAGATGCAGTCGAGTACTCAAGAAAAAGGACACCCAAACACGCTGCCATTATGATCTCGGTGGTGTGGGTTATCTCCATTTTCATTTCCATGCCGCCGTTGTTCTGGACAGCCAACAAGGAGGACGAATGCCTCATAAAGCACAGCCACATCGGCTTTGCCATTTATTCCACCTTTGGCGCCTTTTACATCCCGTTAGCCTTGATCCTCATCCTCTACTACAAAATATACAGGGCGGCCAAAACCCTCTACTACAAGAGAAGCGTAAGCCGGATTGCAAAAGAGGAGATGAACGGCAACGTCTTGCTGGAGTCCACAGAAAAGACTTCCAAGAACAACCCATCCACCCTGTGCATCCCAGAGAAATCCTTATCCGAACCTTCCACTGATGGAGACAAGATCCACATTACTATCAGAAACCCCAAATGTGAAACCCGGAGAGAGAAGTCTTGGAAGAAGCAGAACATTTCAAGCGCTCGAGAGAAGAAAGCAGCCACGACTTTGGGTCTGATTTTAGGGGCATTTGTAATATGTTGGCTACCTTTCTTTTTGAAAGAAGTCATCATCAACATCTGCATGAAGTGCTACATCTCTGCAAACATGTCAGATTTTCTGACGTGGCTGGGATATCTCAATTCTCTCATAAATCCACTGATCTACACTATCTTCAATGAggattttaaaaaagcctttcAGAAGCTGATCAAGTGCAGACATTACCTTTAA